AGAGGCGGCGGTATCGACCATGGCACTCGTCAGGAGTTCCATGGGGGCCTTGCCGTTTCCTTCGACCCACTGCCATTGTCGCACGGCGGCGGTGGCAAAGGCGACGAAAACCAGAAGGGCAAAAAGGGTATTCATGAACCAGGGGCGCCGCTTCCAGTGACGTTACGGTTTCTCTTTATGGGGGCGGTGAAGACTTCGAAGGTGGTTTCTTCGCGGCATCCTGATCGTCATCGGTGATATAAAAAACATCAAAAGAAAAAGGGATCTCAGGGCAATCCTCCGGCATTCCCGCGAAGGGGAGAACTCTTTTTTTTCAATAATTTATCGGTTCGAGACATCAAGGAATACGAGCGCGACAGAAAAATGGTGCCGGGAGAGGGAATCGAACCCACACGGGGTTACCCCCGCCAGATTTTGAGTCTGGTGCGTCTACCAGTTCCGCCATCTCGGCATTGGATGCAGACTAGCAAAATTGAATCCACGTGTCAATAAATTTTGGAAGCAGATGGAAAAAGGCAATCTACTGTTCAGAGGAAGGATGATTTCCGCCATGAAGGGGAGGTGATGGCCCACCATGAAACCGATTCAGCCATTATATGCGAAGATTGCCCCGGAAATCGACCTTAATGAGACACCTTCTCCATGTAGTTTTTCCAGATGACCGCCGGCAGGCTGCCACCGGTGACATCGTCCATGGGGGTGCTGTCATCGTTGCCCAACCAGACCGCCGTGGTCCGTTCGCCGGTGAATCCGACAAACCAGGCATCCCGGAAATTTTGACTGGTGCCGGTTTTGCCATGAATCGAACCCTTGCCAAAGGCTGCTTTGCGTCCGGTTCCGGAACGGACCACCCTGGCCAGAAGGTCCCGGATCCGGGCCAAAGGTTCCGGATCGACGAGGCGTTTGGCCGGAGGGGCCTGACGCCAGTACAGAAGTTCTCCCTGCATGTCCAAAATGCCATGAATGGCGTAGGGGGTGACCTTGTATCCATCATTGGCCAGGATTCCGTACAAGGTTGCCAGTTCGAGCATCGTCATTTCCCCCGTTCCCAGGGCCAGGGTATAATTGGCTGGCATCTGCCGTTCCAGTCCAAGTTGACGCAACCGGCCCATGTAGGTTTCAAGTCCCAATTGTTGCAGAACCTGGACCGCGACCGTGTTGCGCGACAGGATGAACGCCTGTTCCAGGGAAATCTCTCCCAGATATTCGTTGTCGATGTTGTTGGGCATCCATTCGTCGATCTCCACCGGGGAATCGTCCAGAACCGTCTCCCGCGTCATCCCTTTTTCCAGGGCAGTCAGGTAAAGAAACGTCTTCAGGGCCGATCCCGGCGACCGGACCGCCTGGGTGCAACGGTTCAACTGACTTTCCGAAAAATCGACCCCGCCCTGCATGGCCAATACCGCGCCGTCCCGTGCCAGGGTAAGGATGGCCCCCTCATGCACCTGCCTGGATCGTGCCTTGCGCAACTGCCCCATCAAGGCGGCGTGGGCCTCGTCCTGGAGGATGGGGTCGAGGGTCGTCATCACCCGGAAACGCCCCTCTTTGTGTCCCAGAATCCGGTCGAGTTCGGGGATGATCCAATCCCTGAGATACTGGTGTTGAATCGGTTGCCAGGTCAAACCACCCTTCTTGACCCCTCCATCCCGCGCCGTTGCCAATGCCTTGTCGTCGATGTATCCGAGTTGTTTCATCTTTTCCAGGACCAGACGTCCCCGGGCGCGGCTTCTCTCGGGAAATCTTTGCGGATGATAATGATTGGGTCCCTTCACCGATCCTGCCAGAAGCGCCGCTTCCATCAGGTTCAGTTCGTAAGCGTGCTTGGAAAAATAATTTTGCGCCGCCGCCTCGATGCCGTAAACCGTGTCGCCAAAATAGGCATTATTGAGATACATCTGTAAAATTTCATTCTTTGAAAAATAATGTTCCAACTTCAGGGACAATACCGATTCCCGAATCTTGCGGTAGAGGCTGCGCGACGGATTGAAAAACAAATTTTTGACCGTCTGCTGACTGATGGTGCTCCCGCCTCCCAGACGTCGTCCCTGAATGACCGAACGAAACAGGCTGGAAAATATACCCAGAGGATCCAATCCGCCGTGCGTGAAAAACCGCTGATCCTCGATGGCAACGAAGGCCTGCCAGACATGGGGCGGGAGACGGTCGAGAGGGATGGGCACCGTATTGACCACCGCGACCTCTTCGATGTTTCCCTGCTCCTTCTTCACGATCAACTGCAAGGAGCGACTGGTCACCTCGATCTGTTCCCGGTCGGGAAGACGTGCCCAGAGTTCCACAAAGGCCCGATGCCCCGACAGCGTCAGGAGGGTCAGCAAAATCAGCGTGAGCAGCGTCACCAGACATCCCAAAAGCCACGACCTCTTGGAAGATCTCTGAGTCGTCTGGGGCATCGCGAGGGAATCGGAAGGGGGGAGTGGTCGTGAATCGCTGGTGGTTCGGAGAAGGGCCTCCTCCTTTTGCCATTGGGCAGGTCTGAGTTTCCACGCCGCGTCAATCCGATCGATGCGTGCGAGAAGCCCTTTGAGTTCATCGCGGATGAGGGCGATTTCATCATGATCCGCCTGCCGCCACTGCGACAACAGCTGTTCCATGGCCTCGATCCGTTCGCCGACGTCCCGAGCCATTGGGGCGGAAAGGGGACCATCCCCGGAAGGGGATGGTCCGTCGGTTTTTGGACCGATGTCGCGACACTCATCCATCGAAACGGGGGAAATCAGGAAAAACATTAAAAAAAAGAGCCTGCGGCCCAGCCGCAAGCTCCATGGTACATCTCTTCATTTTTTGTCGTTCAAACCATCCACTCAACGGATGGAATCGAACTCGCGGGCCGTGGGGCCTTCGTTGGCGTGAAGTTCACGGACCAGATGAATTTCGACACGACGATTCTTGCCTTGACCGGCGGCATACTGATTGTAGTGACGCGGACGTTGCTCGCCATGGCTGGTGACCACAATCTGTTTGGGATCCACCTTGAATTTCCCAACCAGGATTTTCTTGGCGGCGGCGGCCCTTCTGTCACCCAGCGACGCATTGTAGGAGCTGGTGGCACGGGAATCGGCGTGGCCTTGGATTTCAATGCGGGTGCCACGATTGGCTTTCAATTCCTTGGCGACCTCTTCGAGTTTCTTGATGTCTTCCTTGGCAACGCTGGAGCTGTTGGTCTTGAAGAACAAAACCGCCTTGGCGGGCGAAGAGCAGCCGTCGCTGTTCACCCGGTCACCCCAGGGGGTTTCCGTGGGGCATTTGTCCATCGCATCGACCACCCCGTCGATGTCGGCATCGATGCGGCAGCCACGGGTATCCACCTTGATTCCCGGAGGGGTGTACCGGCAATCGTCACGATGGTCGGCAATGCCGTCCATGTCGCCGTCGGTATCACAGCCCATGAAGTTGACCGTGGCCAAGGGTGAAGTCCCCGGACAATGATCGACGGCATCGCCGATCCGGTCACCATCGGCATCGTGACCCATGGCCATATGATGGCCCAGATGCCCGTCGATCATGGCCATGTGTGCATATGCCGGGGCGCTGATGAAGATCGCAAGCGCTCCGCCTAACAGAGCTTTTTTCATATTTTTCAATTTACCTCTCCCTACTCTCCGAGATTCCCTTGGCCGGCCCCCATGGTGCCGGTTCGGGAATCTTATTAGACCGGGTTGTATCAATACAAGGAAATGTCTTTCCTCAACCTTCGATTCCTTTCCCGGATGCCGCCTGCCGGTCGAGATGCACGAACGGCAGGCGTTGCACCAGGTCAGGGACAAAAAGGCAAGATCACTTCGCGCTTGCCGTCACGCAGGCGGTCCCGCCCAACTGGCCGGGAAAGGTTTTGCTCAAACGATCGCGCACGTTCGTCGCTTCCTCGATATTGGCG
The DNA window shown above is from Magnetococcales bacterium and carries:
- a CDS encoding PBP1A family penicillin-binding protein, which encodes MARDVGERIEAMEQLLSQWRQADHDEIALIRDELKGLLARIDRIDAAWKLRPAQWQKEEALLRTTSDSRPLPPSDSLAMPQTTQRSSKRSWLLGCLVTLLTLILLTLLTLSGHRAFVELWARLPDREQIEVTSRSLQLIVKKEQGNIEEVAVVNTVPIPLDRLPPHVWQAFVAIEDQRFFTHGGLDPLGIFSSLFRSVIQGRRLGGGSTISQQTVKNLFFNPSRSLYRKIRESVLSLKLEHYFSKNEILQMYLNNAYFGDTVYGIEAAAQNYFSKHAYELNLMEAALLAGSVKGPNHYHPQRFPERSRARGRLVLEKMKQLGYIDDKALATARDGGVKKGGLTWQPIQHQYLRDWIIPELDRILGHKEGRFRVMTTLDPILQDEAHAALMGQLRKARSRQVHEGAILTLARDGAVLAMQGGVDFSESQLNRCTQAVRSPGSALKTFLYLTALEKGMTRETVLDDSPVEIDEWMPNNIDNEYLGEISLEQAFILSRNTVAVQVLQQLGLETYMGRLRQLGLERQMPANYTLALGTGEMTMLELATLYGILANDGYKVTPYAIHGILDMQGELLYWRQAPPAKRLVDPEPLARIRDLLARVVRSGTGRKAAFGKGSIHGKTGTSQNFRDAWFVGFTGERTTAVWLGNDDSTPMDDVTGGSLPAVIWKNYMEKVSH
- a CDS encoding OmpA family protein: MKKALLGGALAIFISAPAYAHMAMIDGHLGHHMAMGHDADGDRIGDAVDHCPGTSPLATVNFMGCDTDGDMDGIADHRDDCRYTPPGIKVDTRGCRIDADIDGVVDAMDKCPTETPWGDRVNSDGCSSPAKAVLFFKTNSSSVAKEDIKKLEEVAKELKANRGTRIEIQGHADSRATSSYNASLGDRRAAAAKKILVGKFKVDPKQIVVTSHGEQRPRHYNQYAAGQGKNRRVEIHLVRELHANEGPTAREFDSIR